One region of Clostridiales bacterium genomic DNA includes:
- the mraZ gene encoding division/cell wall cluster transcriptional repressor MraZ, whose protein sequence is MTGIYQHTLDAKGRLFIPAKLREELGDTFYVTVSPEKCLSAYSQENWKAISEKAAAMTNLQQRKVRPLFAYAARCDLDGQGRILLPQHLREFAGLTKSVTVVGSNNHAEFWDSARWDEICPLEALPENIAAVMEELDF, encoded by the coding sequence ATGACCGGTATCTATCAGCATACGCTTGACGCCAAAGGCCGTCTGTTCATCCCGGCCAAGCTCCGTGAAGAACTGGGCGACACGTTCTATGTGACGGTCTCGCCCGAAAAGTGCCTGTCGGCCTACAGTCAGGAAAACTGGAAGGCGATCTCCGAGAAGGCGGCGGCCATGACCAATCTGCAGCAGCGCAAGGTGCGCCCGCTGTTCGCGTATGCGGCCCGCTGCGATCTCGACGGACAGGGACGTATCCTCCTGCCGCAGCACCTGCGTGAATTCGCCGGCCTGACCAAGAGCGTCACCGTGGTCGGCAGCAACAACCATGCGGAGTTCTGGGATAGCGCGCGCTGGGATGAGATCTGCCCGCTCGAGGCGCTGCCGGAGAACATCGCCGCCGTGATGGAGGAGCTGGATTTCTGA
- the rsmH gene encoding 16S rRNA (cytosine(1402)-N(4))-methyltransferase RsmH: MDAGHIPVLLHECIDNLNIRPDGIYVDGTLGMGGHSEQIAGRLTIGTLIGIDRDETAIARAGARLAPFGERVQLVHGNFRDTAAILDRLGIDAVDGMLFDLGVSSPQLDETQRGFSYMHDAPLDMRMDATSGLSAWNVVNEWPENELKRILYEYGEERYAPRIAGAIVRARAQRPISTTLELVDVIRSAMPGAALREKQHPAKRSFQAIRIAVNDELAAVREMMDTAPDKLRVGGRLCVISFHSLEDRIVKTGIARREHGCTCPREAPVCTCGFVQTLRSVSRKPILPGEEELECNPRARSAKLRVAERV; encoded by the coding sequence ATGGACGCCGGACATATCCCCGTGCTGCTGCACGAATGCATCGACAACCTGAACATCCGCCCCGACGGCATTTACGTGGACGGCACGCTCGGCATGGGCGGCCACTCCGAGCAGATCGCCGGCCGCCTGACGATCGGAACGCTCATCGGCATCGACCGCGACGAGACAGCGATTGCGCGCGCCGGCGCGCGGCTGGCCCCGTTCGGGGAACGCGTGCAGCTCGTGCACGGCAACTTCCGCGACACGGCCGCCATTCTCGACCGCCTCGGCATCGACGCCGTGGACGGCATGCTCTTTGACCTCGGCGTTTCCTCACCGCAGCTCGACGAGACGCAGCGCGGCTTTTCGTATATGCACGACGCGCCGCTCGATATGCGCATGGACGCGACCAGCGGCCTGAGCGCGTGGAACGTCGTCAACGAGTGGCCGGAGAATGAGCTCAAACGCATTTTGTATGAATACGGCGAGGAGCGCTATGCGCCTCGCATTGCCGGGGCGATCGTACGCGCCCGGGCGCAGCGGCCGATCTCGACCACGCTGGAGCTGGTCGATGTGATCCGCTCGGCCATGCCGGGCGCGGCGCTGCGCGAAAAGCAGCATCCCGCCAAGCGCAGCTTTCAGGCGATCCGCATCGCCGTGAACGACGAGCTGGCGGCGGTGCGCGAGATGATGGACACCGCGCCGGACAAGCTCCGCGTCGGCGGGCGGCTGTGCGTCATCAGCTTTCATTCCCTCGAGGACCGGATCGTCAAGACCGGCATCGCCCGGCGGGAGCACGGCTGCACCTGCCCGCGCGAGGCACCGGTGTGCACCTGCGGCTTTGTGCAGACGCTGCGCAGCGTCTCCCGCAAGCCGATCCTGCCCGGCGAGGAAGAATTGGAGTGTAACCCGCGCGCCCGCAGCGCGAAGCTGCGCGTTGCCGAGCGCGTCTGA
- a CDS encoding cell division protein FtsL codes for MASPASKKRNTAPMDGNAAYDLHSTAAEEYRYSAPVEMPHAPRTTEAVVPESVPTPKQAIAPLAVLGFAIAAVLIVVSLVARVQLSQASAEVSALENQYTQLQEQQTRLRIDYESAFNLTEIEDYAIHELGMQKPRSDQLYYISGDATDTAVVLDQNAAEPLSLADRLGDFFSSILEYFR; via the coding sequence ATGGCATCTCCTGCTTCGAAAAAACGCAATACCGCGCCCATGGACGGCAACGCGGCGTATGACCTGCACAGCACGGCTGCCGAAGAATACCGGTACAGTGCGCCGGTCGAGATGCCGCACGCTCCCCGGACGACGGAGGCCGTCGTCCCGGAGTCCGTTCCCACCCCCAAGCAGGCGATCGCCCCGCTGGCCGTGCTCGGCTTTGCCATTGCCGCCGTGCTGATCGTCGTGTCGCTGGTCGCGCGCGTGCAGCTCTCGCAGGCGTCGGCGGAGGTCTCGGCGCTGGAGAATCAGTATACCCAGCTGCAGGAGCAGCAAACGCGCCTGCGCATTGATTACGAGAGCGCGTTCAACCTCACGGAGATCGAGGATTACGCCATCCACGAGCTCGGCATGCAGAAGCCGCGCAGCGATCAGCTCTATTATATCAGCGGCGACGCCACGGACACGGCGGTGGTCCTTGACCAGAACGCGGCTGAACCGCTGAGCCTTGCCGACCGCCTCGGCGATTTCTTCTCTTCCATTTTGGAATATTTTCGATAA